A window from Vibrio cortegadensis encodes these proteins:
- the rsxB gene encoding electron transport complex subunit RsxB — MNSILIAILALVVLAAVFGVILGFASIRFKVEADPIVDQIDSILPQTQCGQCGYPGCRPYAEAIANGDKINKCPPGGQATIEKLADLMGVEAEDSAHDLTNNIKTVAFIHEDMCIGCTKCIQACPVDAIVGGTKALHTVIKDECTGCDLCVAPCPTDCIEMLPLETTTENWKWQMNTIPVVDITNSDVGSSQPPHSQA, encoded by the coding sequence ATGAATAGCATTCTAATCGCAATACTTGCCTTGGTTGTCCTTGCCGCCGTTTTTGGTGTCATTCTTGGTTTTGCATCTATCCGATTCAAAGTTGAAGCCGACCCAATTGTCGACCAAATAGATTCCATTCTTCCGCAAACTCAATGTGGTCAGTGTGGCTACCCTGGTTGCCGCCCATATGCTGAAGCGATCGCCAATGGTGACAAGATCAATAAGTGCCCTCCCGGCGGTCAAGCCACCATTGAAAAGCTCGCTGACCTAATGGGTGTAGAAGCAGAAGACTCCGCCCACGACTTAACAAACAACATCAAAACGGTCGCCTTCATCCACGAAGATATGTGCATTGGCTGCACTAAATGCATCCAAGCTTGTCCTGTCGATGCTATTGTCGGAGGCACTAAAGCGCTTCATACCGTGATAAAAGATGAATGTACAGGTTGCGATCTCTGTGTAGCACCTTGTCCTACTGACTGTATCGAGATGCTCCCACTTGAAACAACAACTGAAAATTGGAAATGGCAAATGAACACGATTCCTGTTGTTGATATTACCAACTCAGATGTAGGTAGCTCTCAGCCGCCACACTCTCAAGCATAA